In Deltaproteobacteria bacterium, the DNA window GCTCGTCGCGCAAGCGCTGGTGCGCGACCTGCAAGAGCGCGTCGAACGCGTCGCGGTGCCATCATCGGGACGCCGTCCGCGCGTGGTCGGTTTGGAATGGTTCGAGCCGCTCTTCGTCGCCGGCCACTGGGTGCCGGAAATGATTTCCCTTGCCGGCGGCGACGACGCGCTGGCGCGCGCCGGCGAGCCCTCGCGCAAGGTCGAATGGCAAGAGATCGTCGCGGTGCGCCCGGAAGTGATCTTTCTCATGCCCTGCGGCTTCGACGCCCGCCGCGCCGTCAAAGAAGCCACGCCGCTGCGTGCCCTGCCCGGCTGGAACGACCTGCCCGCGGTAAAAACCAACAACGTCTTCGCGCTAAATGGCAGCGCCTACTTCAGCCGCCCCGGCCCGCGTTTGGTCAACGGTCTAGAAATCCTCGCGCACTTGATCGACCCGACAAAGGCCACGCTGCCCTTCGCGCCGGCCGATGCGACGACCTTCAATTGACTCAGGCGCTGACCGTGACCACACCCGGCGCGATATCGCTTGCTTCGTGACAGTCAGGGCGCCGGACCCCGATGCCGATGGGCTTATCACACGCCCCGGCTTTGGCACTCGAGTACATCCCAGTGTCCGGTCAGCTATGTAAAATACCGACGACCACACCGACAAACTGGTTGCCACCGCTGAGCGGAACCGACACGGAAATCTCCGGTTCTAACCTCGCCTTCAAGCACCTCCCCAATCAAGACAATGATGGGGGCCTTGGCCTTGTGCGCCTCGGTGATTTGAAAACGAAACCTCATCGATCCCGGTCTAGCACCGTCGCGAAAACTTATTCTTGTCATCAACAACTTGTCAATTCTCGCAGGTGTTCGTATATCCTATCTCAAATCTCATTTATAGATTTCCAAAAACGCGCATCGACGACGCGTTTTTCTCGGGCATCTTCACCTTGACGACTTCGCAAATATTAAAAGAAATACTCCGCCTCGCCATCCCGGCGATGCTTGCGTTGGCGAGCACGCCGCTTTTGAGTATCGGCGAGACGGCGATGATTGGCCGGCTCGGGGCGGAGCCGCTGGCGGCGCGCGCCATTGGCGCGGCACTCACGGGCGCGATCTATTGGGTGTTTGCCTTTCTAACCTTCGGTTCGACGACGTTGATCGGCCACCATTATGGCGCTGGGGACGTGAAAGCGTGCGGCGAAACCTATCTCCACGGATTATTCTTGGCAGTGATCGGCGGCGCGGCGATCGCCGCGGTCTGCATTGTTTTCGCGCCCGAGCTCTATCGTCTGATGGGTGCCGACGACAAAGTTGCCGAGCTCGGCGCGCGCTATTTTCGCGTTTACATCGCCGGCGCGCCGTGCACGCTGATCATGCTCGCCTCGGTCGGCTTTTTTCGCGGCGTGCAGAACACCCGCACGCCGATGGTGCTAGCGTTTTTCACCAACGGACTGCAGCTGATACTCGGCTATGGCTTGATTTACGGACACTTCGGTCTACCCAGACTGGAGCTGCTCGGCGCTGCCGTTGCGGCGGTGATCGCGCAGAGCGCCGGTGCGTTGACCTACGTGGGAAGTTTTTTCTTGGGGCGCGAGACGGCGCCCTATCGGCAGATCAGCTCGCAGATCTGCAAAGAGCGGCTTGTTCCGCTGTTTCGCATCGGCCAGGACCTCGCCATCCGCACCGGCGCGCTGCGCGGCTCGCTGGTGTTCGCCACCGCCACCGCGGCGCGCATGGGCGCGGTGACGTTGTCGGCCTATGAAATCGCGTTCCAGCTTTTCATGCTTTGCTCGGAAGTGATCGACGGCTTGGCCGTCGCCGGCCAAGCGCTGGTGGCGAAATACTTAGGATCGGGCCAAAGATCAACCGCCTTCCGCATGGGGAAAATTGTCACCGCCTGCGGCGCCGTCGTCGGAGTTGGCTTTGCGCTCTTCTTTCTCGCGACGCGCGAGCCAATTCTGCAATTTTTCACCAGTAGCACCCAGGTGCACGCCACACTAACGTTTGAGTTATTCGTCTTGGTCGGCCTGATGCAGCCATTCAACGGCATCGTTTTCGTCCTCGACGGGCTGCTGATCGGCGCCAAAGACACGCGCTATTTGATGTGGGCGATGCTTGCCGGCGGTCTGGGATTGTTCGTACCGATCGCCTGGCTGTCATTGCGCCAAGGCTGGGGACTGACCGGCTTATTGATCGGCATCAGCGCGTTGATGGCGTGGCGCTTACTCACGAATGGCTATCGCTTCGGCACATGGCGGCGAAGCGCATGAAACTGCACCCACCGCATTGATTCCGCACAATCACTAGTGATAGCGTCGGGCCACAATCAAATTTAGGAGTCATGCGTTATGGCTAAAACCATTGTTGTCACCGGCGGCGCCGGCGGTATCTGCTCTGAAATCAGCAAAGCCTTGGCGGCCGACGGCTTGAACGTCGTCGTTGCCGACTTCGCCCTCGACGGCGCGGAAAAAGTTGCGGCGGACATTCGCGCCGACAAGGGCAACGCGATCGCGGTCAAGGTCGACGTCGGCGATCCGAAAAGCGTCGCCGCCATGATCGACGCCGGCATCGCCAAGTTTGGCCAGGTCGACAACATCTTTTGCGGCGCCGGCGTCATGGACCGCGTGCCGATCGTCGACATGCCCGAAGAGATGTGGGACCGGCTCATGCGGATCAACTTGAAAGGCGTGTTCCTCTGCGCTCAGGCCGCGGCACGCCACATGATCCCACGCAAAGAAGGACGCATCTTGAGCATCGCCTCAGGCCGCGGCGTCGCCGGCCAGCCGCGCTCGGCGCACTACGCGGCCTCGAAAGCCGGCGTCATCGCTTTTACCAAATCGCTGGCAGTCGAACTTGCGCCGGACAACATCACCGTGAACTGTGTTTGCCCCGGCGCCACCGACACACCGATGTCGCGCATCGGCTTTACCAACGAAGCTTTCAAGAAACGCGAAGAGATTCCGCCGCTGATGGACGGCTTGACCCACAAGTTCGAGATCGTCGGCCTAGTTCGTTACCTACTCTCCGACGCGGCGAAATACATCACCGGCCAGACTTATTTTCTGCGCACACCGAAGTAAGTGTCTCCAAGCATGGGGGCTGGGAAGCTTGGCTATCTCCGGCTCCCTGCCCCCATGCTCTTGGCTCCCTGCCCAATCAGTTGGTTTGGCCGGTGGTACTATTGTAGGTAAAACTTGCCTGCGTGCCGCCGGGCTTGGTAGCCGTGACGTTAAAATCCGTTGGCCCTGTAAAATTGATGACCAGGTTGACCCCATCCGTTTGACGAAAGCCGAAGTTAGATATCTGCGCCACTGTGGTCGGATAGGTAAAGATCGTGGAGTAGTAGCTTTCCATCGCCATCACCGCATTTTTGATATCCGATTTCATCTGGGTATCGACGCCGCGTGCGCGATGAACCGAGACCTGCGGAATCGCTATGGCAACCAGGATGCCGATCACGGCGAACACGACCAAGAGTTCGATCAACGTGAAACCCTTCGTCTGCGCCAAGATTTTGGCGCCACCGTTTTTTTCCCTACCGTTCCGCATCGAACTTTGACGTTGTCCTGAGGCAAGACCCTAGGATATTACCGAAACCTCCCTAACCTCTGCCCATGCCGTACATGAGTCCACAGCACTGTGAAATACTGAGCACGAATGCAAAAAGGGCGCCGAGCCGTTCGGCCCTGCGCCCTTTCATACAAGCTGCGCTGCTAAGACCTATTTGTCGAACATCGGCATGCGCGGCGTGGCGCCGCTCTCGTTGCATTTCTTCAAGAAGAACTGGTGTATCTCGGGGTTCTGATCCTGATACTCGATCTGCGCGCCGCCGTTCTTGACGTCCTCGCCGGTGTCCTTCAAGTCTTCGACTTTGTATTTGAAGCCCCAGGGTTTCAGCGCTAAATAGCGCGCCGGCTCGGCGCCCGAGTTGAAGTGCTGGTGCCACCACTGCATGGGCGGTGTGAACATGCTCATGCGGCCCCACTCGACGTGGCGCTTAGTGCCATACTCGCCTTCGGGCCAAAGGAAGGAGTAGCCGGAGCCGGTGAGCATGACAATATGCGCGCCGGCGCCGTGGCGATGCGCTTTTTTGTATTTGCCGACGGGAAACTCTGACAGGTGCGCGCTCATGGTGTTGTCGACGAATTCAAACAATGTCGTGCGATTGTCACCGCCGCGCTCTTTGTAGTCCTTTGGCTCGAATGCCCAGAGGTCGGCGATAAAGTTCGACTCCCAGACCCGGCCTTTCTTGATATCCGGTCCCAAGTAGCGGCCACCCGCGGTGCTCCAGGCGTCGGCACCGCCCTCGTAGCGATCGGCGAAGGTGAAATTGTTGCTGAAGATGTAATCCAGATTGCGATAGCGGTTGATGATCACCGGCGCATCGGTGAGCGAAACCATCCGCACCGGTTTGTCGCCTTGGGCGTTGAAGTGCTGGTGCCAGGCATTGAGCGGCGTCGAAAACAGACTACCCCTCTGCCATTCGAGCGTGTGTTTCTTGCCGCCATCGTTCCAAATGGTCGTCGCTCCCTGCCCTTCCAAGATAAATACGGCTTTTTCATACATGTGGCGCTGCGGCTTTAACTGTTTGCCCGGCGCGATCTCTTCCACCACCGTGTCGCACATGCCGCCGGCGCCGTCCTGATTGACAAACGCCGCCTTGCCGCCGTTGCGCCCCCAATCGCCCAGCTCGAGCTTAAGCAGGTCAGGAACGATAAATCCTTTGTGAACGGGAATCTGTTCCCATTCCTGGTAAATCTCATAGGGGCTCTTCTGCGAGTAGGCCGACGCTTCGTTCAAGTTTTTCATCTTAAGCTCCTCCGAATTTCTTGGCGTATTGGACTACTGGAGTGATGGAGTATTGGGCTCGGAGTTCGGAACCCGTAACTCCAGTACTGCAACACTCCATCACCCCATCACCCCATTCTTACTTAATCTGTTCCATGTAATAGCCCAGGGCGCCGCGATACGCTCGATCGATGGCCATGGAATCGCGCGCGCCTTGCAAACACAGCTCGACGTCCTGCGGCGTCTTCACATAGCGCTCGAAGATCTCCGAGATATTCTCCGAATGATCCATGTCGGCAACCACGTGCACATCGAGGGAGATCATTCTTTTCAAGTTAATGCCCAGGTCGTTCTCGAACTTCTTGCCGACGCGAAACGACATGCCGCCGCCCTTGACGATCTTACCGTTGTTGCGCCGCTCGAGCATATGCGACGCGGCGTAGGCGGTAAGCCAGTGGCTGCGCATGGCGACATGATGCCAGGCGTAGAAGCAAGTCTGCACCATCGCCGGCACGGCGGCGTTATCGAAATCCTCGCGCTTGAGACCGATCACCTCGCCCTGCTTCACCGTCAGACTGAAATGATCCATGCCGGCGCGCGGGTCGTTGATCAATTCATCGCTCTCATGTTCCCAGACTTTGCGCTTCACTTCGAGGGGCGCGCCGCCTTGGACGTAACCCCAGCAGTCGCGTCGATTGGCGGTATACAGGGCATTTTGCACGACGTAGAACCGGCCGCGCTCCATGGTCAGCGGCACAGCCAAAAAGTTTTTGAACTCGACACTATCAAATTGATCGTTGACCATTTGGTCAAACTGCTTTAACAAACCGTCAACTAAGCTCATGATTCCCCCAAGGGCTTTGAAAATCCCAACGCACAGAAGATGCGGAACATGCTTCGGCAAGCATGAACGGATACGGCAATCATTTGCGCTTGTGCTCCGTTCGTCCTGAGCCTGTCGAAGGACTCCGAAATTATTTGCAACCTTTCTCTTACGCCAACTCTGCCAGCATATCCGCCAGGTGCCCGCGGTAGACCCGGTCGATCATCAAACTCTCTTTGGCGCCGCGCAGTATCGCTTCCTGCGCCGCTTCGCTGGTCGCGTGCTTGCGCGCGATCTGCAACAGCATGTGGGCGT includes these proteins:
- a CDS encoding MATE family efflux transporter → MTTSQILKEILRLAIPAMLALASTPLLSIGETAMIGRLGAEPLAARAIGAALTGAIYWVFAFLTFGSTTLIGHHYGAGDVKACGETYLHGLFLAVIGGAAIAAVCIVFAPELYRLMGADDKVAELGARYFRVYIAGAPCTLIMLASVGFFRGVQNTRTPMVLAFFTNGLQLILGYGLIYGHFGLPRLELLGAAVAAVIAQSAGALTYVGSFFLGRETAPYRQISSQICKERLVPLFRIGQDLAIRTGALRGSLVFATATAARMGAVTLSAYEIAFQLFMLCSEVIDGLAVAGQALVAKYLGSGQRSTAFRMGKIVTACGAVVGVGFALFFLATREPILQFFTSSTQVHATLTFELFVLVGLMQPFNGIVFVLDGLLIGAKDTRYLMWAMLAGGLGLFVPIAWLSLRQGWGLTGLLIGISALMAWRLLTNGYRFGTWRRSA
- a CDS encoding SDR family oxidoreductase, producing MAKTIVVTGGAGGICSEISKALAADGLNVVVADFALDGAEKVAADIRADKGNAIAVKVDVGDPKSVAAMIDAGIAKFGQVDNIFCGAGVMDRVPIVDMPEEMWDRLMRINLKGVFLCAQAAARHMIPRKEGRILSIASGRGVAGQPRSAHYAASKAGVIAFTKSLAVELAPDNITVNCVCPGATDTPMSRIGFTNEAFKKREEIPPLMDGLTHKFEIVGLVRYLLSDAAKYITGQTYFLRTPK
- a CDS encoding cobalamin-binding protein, producing MRICSLLPGATEIVYALGLEKELVGVTHECDYPADAQYKPILVKSAIDPKRMSSSEIDRKVGEILQGGKHLYTLDQETLRQSAPDLILTQGLCEVCALDYNEVEKAAASLARKPEILSLNPHSLSDVFDDILRIGVATSRLLVAQALVRDLQERVERVAVPSSGRRPRVVGLEWFEPLFVAGHWVPEMISLAGGDDALARAGEPSRKVEWQEIVAVRPEVIFLMPCGFDARRAVKEATPLRALPGWNDLPAVKTNNVFALNGSAYFSRPGPRLVNGLEILAHLIDPTKATLPFAPADATTFN
- a CDS encoding prepilin-type N-terminal cleavage/methylation domain-containing protein, translated to MRNGREKNGGAKILAQTKGFTLIELLVVFAVIGILVAIAIPQVSVHRARGVDTQMKSDIKNAVMAMESYYSTIFTYPTTVAQISNFGFRQTDGVNLVINFTGPTDFNVTATKPGGTQASFTYNSTTGQTN
- a CDS encoding iron-containing redox enzyme family protein codes for the protein MSLVDGLLKQFDQMVNDQFDSVEFKNFLAVPLTMERGRFYVVQNALYTANRRDCWGYVQGGAPLEVKRKVWEHESDELINDPRAGMDHFSLTVKQGEVIGLKREDFDNAAVPAMVQTCFYAWHHVAMRSHWLTAYAASHMLERRNNGKIVKGGGMSFRVGKKFENDLGINLKRMISLDVHVVADMDHSENISEIFERYVKTPQDVELCLQGARDSMAIDRAYRGALGYYMEQIK
- a CDS encoding cupin domain-containing protein, encoding MKNLNEASAYSQKSPYEIYQEWEQIPVHKGFIVPDLLKLELGDWGRNGGKAAFVNQDGAGGMCDTVVEEIAPGKQLKPQRHMYEKAVFILEGQGATTIWNDGGKKHTLEWQRGSLFSTPLNAWHQHFNAQGDKPVRMVSLTDAPVIINRYRNLDYIFSNNFTFADRYEGGADAWSTAGGRYLGPDIKKGRVWESNFIADLWAFEPKDYKERGGDNRTTLFEFVDNTMSAHLSEFPVGKYKKAHRHGAGAHIVMLTGSGYSFLWPEGEYGTKRHVEWGRMSMFTPPMQWWHQHFNSGAEPARYLALKPWGFKYKVEDLKDTGEDVKNGGAQIEYQDQNPEIHQFFLKKCNESGATPRMPMFDK